The Rhizobium sp. NXC24 genomic sequence CTGCGGCACGATCTTATTCGGCAAATAGCCAAGATCCTTGATGTCCTGATTGAAGAAATCCTCCTTCGAACTTTGGGCATTCGGGTCGACGTTTTGGCCCATCAGCCCGGATTTCGACGCGGCGGTGTAGAGATCCGAGGCATTGTTGGCTGTCGTCGTTGAAGTCTGACGACCGGCGTCTGTGGAACTTTTAGCGGCTTTCTCGACGTCAGAAATATCTACCTTCAAAGGCGAGTCCAAAGCCGTTGCCCGCGCCTGCAGGCGAGCCATCCGCAGGCGCTGAGCTTCACGGATATATTGTTCATCCTGCTCCCGCTTTAGGCGCGCTCTCCATTCCTCCTCTGATTCGAGCTGCGGGCGTCTTTCTTGCCGTTCCGTGGGCCGGCGGTCTATAACAGGCGCTCCCTTCTCCACCTTCTGTTCGACGGTGGGTGTTGGCTGGAACACTTCCCGCTCACCTGGCTCGCCGATGATTCCGTCACTGATGCCGCGCTTGAGCTGGTCACCGAAGTTCGTCGCCGGTGTATTCAAGGTGCTGTCGATCTCGTTGCTCCAGTGGAAGGGAAGTCCTCGCCATGATAGGCCGATCACGACCACGCCGAAGAACAGCGCGATGAGGACCGTGGCGATAATAATTGGTAGCCGATTGAGGCGAAGCATGCCTTTCTGACCGTCGGCTTGCTTTGAAGGGCCGAGCTGGAGCGATTGGATCATACCCTTCCCCTCAAATACGCTGCATGATGGAGAGCGGACTTGCCGGCGTCGCACCGGCTGCCGTTGCTTTGTATGCGCGGCCAAGGGTAATGGACGGTGTTGACAGCCGCGCGAGTACCTGATCTTGAGTGCCATCGATCGAGTAAGTGAGCTCGACCGGTTTCACGTCCTTTCCAACTTTGCCGTCGGTTAGAACGGTGTAGCCAAAGCCCTTTAGGGCCGCCTGGAGTGCCGTCGCAAACTCCGATGTGTCCTTTTCCATCTTGATTGTCGTCGAGCTCACGGGGCCGATCTGCTCGGCGAGCCGGCTTGCCATGTCGCCGGCGATGGCACTTGCGGCGGGCCCGGAGACCGGCGCGGCGTTTAACCTGGCGTCCAACCCATCCTCTTCAGTTTGGCATGCGGTGAGAAAGCCGCTGATGATGATGACGAGAAGCTTGTGCATAGCTCAGCCTCCCCGCCGAACGGTGATCTTCTGCTGGCGCCAGCCGACGCCGGAGACGAGGATCGCCTCGTCGACGGCATAATCGACGATCATCAAGTCGTTCTTCATGCGGTAATTGACGATGCGGCTCTGGCCACCGTGGATCACGAACAGCACCGGTGCATCCTGACCTGAGATCGACTTCGAAAACTGGATGTAAGTTTTCACGCCATCCGAATAGACCCGCTTCGGCTTCCATGACGCGCTCCCGCTGATGGAATAGGAAAAGTTCAGCTTATCGGACGCCGTACCGGGGAAGCCGCCGGTCTCAAGGCGTGAATTTACATCTGCGAGCTTGGCCGAGACATCCTCGGTATATTCGAAGCCGACGCGTGCCATGTACTGGCTCGGATGTGACTTGAGCTGGATGTGATAGGTACGTCGCGACGTCGTGACCACCATCGAGGTGACAAGACCTGCTTCCGACGGCTTGACGATCAGATGGATCGCTTGGCCGCCGATTGCACCGGAGGTGGCGGGCTCCACCTTCCAGCGAACAGTGTCTCCAACGAGAACATCTCGGACGATCTCGCCGCCTTGCAATTCGATATCGCAGACCTGCAGCGGCGAGCAGACCACGGATGGCTGCGTCTCCCCGAATAGGAAAATGACCTTTCCGTCCGGTCCCGTGGTCACGAGGCCGGGCGTGCCGCGCCATTTGCTCGACAGCTTGGTTCCCTTGACCTCGTTCGATGTCATGGTTTGGGCATGAGCGCCCATTGCAAAGGCGAGTCCGGCCATACAGCCTGCGGCCGCGATCAATCCTGTTCTGTGCATGTCAAATCCCCTGCCCTCAAAGCTGTGCCGTCCAGTCAAAATCCCTAACGTAGAGGCCGATCGGATTGAGGCGGATGGTCGCCTCGTCCTGCGGCGCGGTAAGCGTAACTGTCGCGATTCCGCGGAACCGGCGCGTGCCGGTTTCCTTGCCTTTTCGGTCCCGTTCGTATTCGGTCCAGTCGATCTGATAAGTCTGGTTGGAGAGCGCCACGATATTGTTGACCTCGATGGCAACGGTCGAAGACTTGGCTCTCTCGAAAGGCGAATTGCTCCGGAACCAGTCATTGATCTTCTGCGTCGATGGATCGGAGGTCCGAAGCAGGGCGTATGTCCGGTCGATATATTGCTTCTGCACGACGGCGTCCGGCGTGATCGAACGGAAGCTGGTCACGAAATTGCCGAGTGTGGCGCGCACCACCCGGACATCGGCGTATTCGATCTGTTCGGGGAAACCTGCTGTTACCGCCGTGCCCAGTTTGTCGACCTGGACAATATAGGGCACCAGCTTGACCTGAGTGCTGAGATACATCGAATATCCGAAGCCGATCACAGCCATGGTGAGGCCGAGAATACCGACGATGCGCCACGCGGCGGCCGCCTGCACATAGGTGCCGTATCGCTCGCTCCATTCCTGGCGCGCAGCAAGATACGGATTTTCGGGGGCGCGGTTCGCTGCCATCGGTCCTTCACTTTCTGATTGCTGTTAGTCTTTGCGTTCGGGGGGCGGCTTTGGTCCGCTATGCCCGCTACGCGCCTGGTCGAGCTTGGCGTTGGCGAGACCGAGGATTGAACCTGCATAGGCGCCCGGCGAACCGATCGCCTTTTCCTTCGCGGCAGAGCCCGTTGCTTGTCCGGCGGAACCGATGCCCGCGCCGACCCCACGAAGCATGGCGCCGGCAATCGACGATCCCGCCGCTCGCGCGCTTTGAGCTGCCGCGAATCCAGCGCCGGCGGCACCAGCCGCAAGAAATCCAGCGCCTGTGGCAAAGGATGCGGCCTGTCCACCGTGTCTGATCGTTTCCATCCCGCCTGAGACCGACGCACCTTGGACGACGCCTTGCATGATATTCGGAACGTAGATCGCGACGATGAAGACGACGACGGCAATACCAGAGATTGCGAGCGCGGTCTGGAATTGATCACCAATGTCGGGTTCGTTTGCCAATCCGATCAGCACTTCCGACCCAATGCGCGAGATCATGACAAGTGCCATGAGCTTCATTCCGACTGAGAAGGCATAGATCAGATATCGAATTGCGAAGTCCTTGGTATAGGACGCACCACCGAGACCAAGCATGATCATGCCGGCAAGCAGGCCGATATACATTTCAACCATCACGGAAACGAAGATCGCGGCAACAAGTGAGAACGAGATGACCACGACGACCATTGCAAAAGCAGCCGAGATCGCCAACGCGTTGTCCTCAAAAAGACCGAACTGTATCTTTTCCGACATCTTCGTTGCGACGGCGAGTCCAGCATTGAAGACGTCCGCAGGGGAGGCCGTGCCGCCTCCAGCCCCAATCTGAAACAAACTATCCACCACTGCCTTCGCAAAGGTCGGCCCCTGTCCCAAAACGAAGGCAAAAAAGCCGACAAATATGATCCGCCGGACAAGCTCGGCAAACCAGCTGTCTAGCGAAGCTGCCTGTAATGCGAGCCAGACCGCGGCGATGCCAATCTCGATTGTCGCGAGGATCCAGAACAAGGATTTCGCCGCATCCATGACAGTGGTTTCCCACCCCTTTGCGGCCGTGGTGATTTGGCTCTGTAATGAGGTCAGCACTGAACCTTCCTGGGCGACTGCTGGCTGTGCTGCCAGCATGCAGAAGGTGGCAACCACCATCACGGCGCGGAGCCGCCGAAGACATATTGTTGTCATGTGCTTACCACTCGACTTTCATCTTTTCGCCGCCGGAGGTGGAAGGGGCAGTCCCGCTGAAGAATTTCTCACGTCGCGCCTGCGCAAG encodes the following:
- the trbI gene encoding IncP-type conjugal transfer protein TrbI, yielding MIQSLQLGPSKQADGQKGMLRLNRLPIIIATVLIALFFGVVVIGLSWRGLPFHWSNEIDSTLNTPATNFGDQLKRGISDGIIGEPGEREVFQPTPTVEQKVEKGAPVIDRRPTERQERRPQLESEEEWRARLKREQDEQYIREAQRLRMARLQARATALDSPLKVDISDVEKAAKSSTDAGRQTSTTTANNASDLYTAASKSGLMGQNVDPNAQSSKEDFFNQDIKDLGYLPNKIVPQMSPYELKRGSVIPATLITGLNSDLPGRIAAQISQNVYDSATGYRLLIPQGAKLFGRYDSKVSFGQERVLVVWTDLIFPNGSTLQIGAMAGTDGAGYGGFKDKVDRHLWRTWSSAALVAILGTGIDMSMPKSTTLATQDTASDAARRNFADTFGRVAEQTISKNLNVQPTIQIRPGYEFNVLVDQDIVFPSAYSSQ
- the trbL gene encoding P-type conjugative transfer protein TrbL, translating into MTTICLRRLRAVMVVATFCMLAAQPAVAQEGSVLTSLQSQITTAAKGWETTVMDAAKSLFWILATIEIGIAAVWLALQAASLDSWFAELVRRIIFVGFFAFVLGQGPTFAKAVVDSLFQIGAGGGTASPADVFNAGLAVATKMSEKIQFGLFEDNALAISAAFAMVVVVISFSLVAAIFVSVMVEMYIGLLAGMIMLGLGGASYTKDFAIRYLIYAFSVGMKLMALVMISRIGSEVLIGLANEPDIGDQFQTALAISGIAVVVFIVAIYVPNIMQGVVQGASVSGGMETIRHGGQAASFATGAGFLAAGAAGAGFAAAQSARAAGSSIAGAMLRGVGAGIGSAGQATGSAAKEKAIGSPGAYAGSILGLANAKLDQARSGHSGPKPPPERKD
- the trbG gene encoding P-type conjugative transfer protein TrbG, whose product is MHRTGLIAAAGCMAGLAFAMGAHAQTMTSNEVKGTKLSSKWRGTPGLVTTGPDGKVIFLFGETQPSVVCSPLQVCDIELQGGEIVRDVLVGDTVRWKVEPATSGAIGGQAIHLIVKPSEAGLVTSMVVTTSRRTYHIQLKSHPSQYMARVGFEYTEDVSAKLADVNSRLETGGFPGTASDKLNFSYSISGSASWKPKRVYSDGVKTYIQFSKSISGQDAPVLFVIHGGQSRIVNYRMKNDLMIVDYAVDEAILVSGVGWRQQKITVRRGG
- the trbH gene encoding conjugal transfer protein TrbH gives rise to the protein MHKLLVIIISGFLTACQTEEDGLDARLNAAPVSGPAASAIAGDMASRLAEQIGPVSSTTIKMEKDTSEFATALQAALKGFGYTVLTDGKVGKDVKPVELTYSIDGTQDQVLARLSTPSITLGRAYKATAAGATPASPLSIMQRI
- a CDS encoding conjugal transfer protein TrbF; the protein is MAANRAPENPYLAARQEWSERYGTYVQAAAAWRIVGILGLTMAVIGFGYSMYLSTQVKLVPYIVQVDKLGTAVTAGFPEQIEYADVRVVRATLGNFVTSFRSITPDAVVQKQYIDRTYALLRTSDPSTQKINDWFRSNSPFERAKSSTVAIEVNNIVALSNQTYQIDWTEYERDRKGKETGTRRFRGIATVTLTAPQDEATIRLNPIGLYVRDFDWTAQL